ATTGCCGCGCAGAAACGGAGGACAAATCTTTTTCTGCGAAAAGCAAACGATGTACAAGAGAGATCGCTTGGATTCTATCTTGGGTTCTATCCACAAGCAATCTAAGTTCCGAATTCTCAGGATCTCTTTCCGCTTGGAGCGAGATGAGACTTCCCACTACTTGTAGATTATTGTTGGAACGATGGTATACTTCTCGGACTAATCCCTCTTTTTCAGTCAAAGAACGTGTCAGGTCGTTTCTTGCTTTCTCATGCTCGTGAATCTCAACTCTCAGACGTTCATTCGTCTCCAGAATCTTTTCGTAAGGTTTATTTACGGAGGATATGAATACTCCGCGGTAAATAAGGCAGAATGCGATGATCTTATAGAGGTGTCCTATGACGTTATACACATCGAAAACGGTGCTGTATAACGCGAAAACCGTTTCGCTGAAAATGCAGAATATGAATGCGTAGAGGTAATTCTTAGTGGAAGCCCATCCATACTTAGGAATTCTAAATGCGTAGGCGATAAAGGAAAGAATGAGAAAAATGATGATTACGTATTCCGAGACTTTCTTGAATTGAGTGAGTCCGACTTCCGGCAAGTAAGTAGCGGGGAGAATTTGCGGAAATAGATTCACGGAAACAAAAGCGAAGGCGGAGACAAAAATCGGAAAAATCACGAATGCCCTACCGTAAGCTCCCGATCCTTTTCTGTTATCTATGAATGCGCTCGCTAAGAAAGAGAATGCGGAGAAGAATCGAACTACGATCCAGAATTGCGTGGATTTATTCGGAGAATTCGGAGTCAGAAAATCGGGCATCCCGGAATAGCCCAGCATATGCATTAAATCTATGAAGCCGATTCCTAAAAAACAGGTCCCTAAGAATAAGGTATGTCTATCTCTACTCTGCGTGTAGGTAAACCATCCCACCCCGAATATGGACATGGAAACGATTACACTGAATAATTCCGCGATATTGTGAAAGAGTAGATAAGGTGGAATCTCGGATTCGAAGTACAGGGAAGAATGGAAAATCTGGATCAGTAGGATAGGTAAAAGCGCCGAGAAAAATACGGTCCCTAAAGCCAGAGGACTTCCCTTAGAATCTATGACTTCCCGATCCATTTCCCGATTTCCCATTTAAGCACATTTCTATCTGTCACGGTAAAGGAATGACTCGGCGATTCCTTCTGAATCAATAGACGATAACGATTGGAGACAAACGTTTCCGAATTTCCGCCCAAATCCCACGTAAGCGCATTTGGGCGTAACGTTAGATTTCGGTCATTCCATTCTTAGGGACAAGAAAAGATAGCCAAATTGACAAATATCAAGAGGGGAGAGTTCTTACCCGGAAATGGATCCGGGTAAGAGAGAATGGTTTTACCAGCCTGAGGTTTCGGTTTCCTCCAATATCGACCAGGTTCCGGTGATTTTATTCAGTTTGTATCTGTATGTGAGCTGTTTTCCGCAAGTGCTCACTCCCTTGGAGAAATTCTTGGTCCTTAGGGAAGTTCCGTTCAATTTCAAGTCCAGATCCAAAGCGGTTCCGAAACAATTAGAGTTATAGAGTTCCACTTTGAACTCATGCTCGCTACCAACGCTCATCGCATTATTCAGATTGATTTCTGGTCCCGTATAAACGTCCGAATCAGGATTTGCGCTGAAGAATTCCGTCCCGTCCATATACAATTTAATGGAATCGTCGACTTTTCCGAGTTTTGCAGTAAAGACTTGCGGATTTTCCGAATATGTAGCCTCACAATCTCTTTGGTCGTAAACGGTAGTATAGCTCATCTTTGCTACGGAACGATCTTTTAGATAATTAAGAGTGTAAGCGATAGGAGCCCCCGGATTCGCCGCGGAATAATTCGCTGCTTCCGGATTCGCGAGAAAGTCCCGGATCGCTAGATACATACTCCCGGGATTGGAAGAATTCGCACTGCCGATCGGAGCCAAGGCCAAGCCTGCGTTTCCACCTCTTACGAAATAGGAGATTCTGGTCTTATCCAAAACTTCTTCGTGGGTCACGGAGACTTCTCCTCCTATAGGAGGAACCGGAGAAACCGCGGTCAATAATCCCGGATTCCAAGCCACTTCCAAAGCTGTCTTTACTTGGAGAGCTGTGTATTCGGATTCCAATAGGAAGTATACGACTCTACCGAAGGAAACCTTGGATACGTATAGAGGAGGATTGTTTTCCGCGATCTGACCTTCCGGATCCTGGAAATTTCCCAGGTCCTTGAATACGGAAGTGGAAAGAATCGGATCCTCGAAATTCACATCATAAAACTTTTGTGTAAACTTCATGAGGATATAGTTTTTCTTACCCAGATTATCGATTCCAAGGCTCGTCTTTAAGGCGACATCCGAGAATCTGGCATCCAAGCCTAGATTGAATAAAAGATGGTTCTCGCTATAAACCTGCTCTACACTGAAAGAAGCATCCGCTGCAGTTCCTACAACATTGGTGGAAAGTAGGTCTTCGATTGCTTGCTTCACATTAGAAGGCGAAATCTTGTCCAATTCCTTGGAGTAAATCGCATTAGGCGCCAATTTCACTCCGGTTAGGAATATCTTTCCTCCGGCGCGAGGGATTGTAATCGCAGTATAGCCTCCTGCCTCCAGGTATTTCCCCTGCAACAAGGCTCCCGGATATAATACTTCTATTCCTTGGTTCAGAATAGCACGGTCCGCTAGATTTCTGATCTCGGAAGCTCCCCATTGGGTAGTCGTGCAGGAATAATGCCCCGTTTTAGAATCCGGGATCGGAATCCCGGCAGGAAAAGGAGTAATATTCTCCTTGTTGGAAGCGGAGAGGGCCTTTCCATAAGAAGGCTCCGTATACAGGGATCCCGTAGCTGCGATCTTCAATCCGCCTACACTAGAGTCCGTAGCCGGTTGTTGCCCTGAGGAAGATCCACCCAATAGACCCAAAAGTCCTAAGGGAGAATTTCCGGATGGAGAGCAGGAAAAGTAAAGAGCGAAAACGCTCAGGATTCCCGACAATATATAGATTTGCTTTCGATTCGATTTGGATTTCATTTGATTCTCATTCACCAGATTTCGTTTGCACCTACGATTGGAGCGAACGCTACACACTTGCAAGAATTATTATGTTTTTGAGAGAATCGCCGAATTCCGTTGGAACACGTTATCTATATTATAAATAATTTACATTCAAATCCCGTATAAGGGAAATAAGTGAATTTGAGGAAATATAAGTAAAATAGAGGCTCGTCCGGAAGACGGCATGGAAAAAATTTGTGAAAAATAAGTAAGTTTTTTCGAGGGAAGAGGAGGGGGATGGAAATCTTAGAGAAAGCTATCTATAATTGAGAATAAGAAGGGCTTTTTGTCTTCCAAACGAATCGGCGGCTCGGTCCATATCCCAGGCCGCCGATATCCGATTTATTTCTTTATAAACGTAAGGAAATGCTCTACCTCGTTTTTAGAACCCACTATAAAAGTGGTTCTTTCGTGCAATTCTTCCGGTTGTAGGTCTAGAATTCTTTTTCCTTCTACGGTTACGGCCATTCCTCCCGCTTGTTCCGCGATCAATGCCATAGGCGCTACTTCATACAAGAGTCTGAGTTTTCCTTTGGGATATTTGGAGGATTTCGTATCGTTTGGATAGAGGAAGATTCCGCCTTTGAGCAGGTTTCTATGGAAATCGGCCACAAGGGACCCGATATATCGAAGGGATTGAGGTTTTCTGCCGCCTTCGATGGACTTGATATTTCGGATATAATTCTTCACTTCATCCGACCAATAATCATAATTTCCTTCGTTGATGGAGTAGATTCCTCCGGACTCCGGCATTTTCATTTCCGGGTGGGAGAGTAAAAATTCCCCGCAAGAAGGGTCCAAGGTGAATCCGGAAACTCCCTTTCCTACGCATAGAACGAGCATTGTTGAGGAACCGTAAACGATATATCCAGCGGCTCTTTGCTTGGAGCCTTTTTGTAGAAGGTCTTCCTTGGTTCCGGGAGTTCCTTGGGGAGAAGTTCTGAGATGCACGGAGAAAATGGTCCCAATGGAAACGTTTGCGTCTATATTCGAGGATCCGTCCAGTGGGTCGATAGCGATCGTATATTTGCCTATCTTATAACCGGTCGGAATGGAGATAACATCTTCCTGTTCCTCGCTTCCCATAACGCAAAGGTGTCCGCAACGTGTAAGTGTATGGGTAAAGATCTTATCCGCATACTCGTCTAGTTTCATCACTGTTTCGCCCTGAACGTTCGTTTGATCGGTGGCTCCTAAGATATTCTCTAGTAGACCCGCTTTTCTCACTTCTCTGGAAACCACTTTGGCTGCGTAGACTAGATGGCTCATGAGTGCCGTAAAATCCCCGGTTGCCTGGGGTAATTTGAGTTGTTCCTCGATTAAGTATTGGGAAAGACTCATCAATTGAGTTGGATGGGCGCTCACGATCGGACTCCTTTTGCGATTTTCGCTCTTACCGGATAGGAAATCGCCCCTGTCCCCGCTGACAAGCCGGATTTCCGGCATGAATTCTTGCCCTAAATCACATTATCTCAGGGCATTCGTTTCCGAAAATGGCTGCAATTTTCGATACTGCCGGTCGATATTCGTAAAGAATCATGGAAAACCAGAATCCAAGGCCTCCGATTCCCGACGTTTTCGAGGAATTCACCAATCAATTCCTCCGAGATGTGAAAAATTCACTTAGCACTGAAATGGTTCTAACCCATTTTTATTTCCAAGATCTATCCCAGTATTTTCGGTTGTTGGGAGAGCAAAAGTCCGGTGAGATATTGGGAGAGTTAAAATCCGTCATCCAAGCCCACCTACGTCCTTACGATAAGCTTTATGTTATGAATTCACGTTCGTTTCTCACGTTCTGTCCGGATTGCAAACTGGATATAGTAAAAAGTCGTTTCGACGAAGTGATTTTCCAAGTAAACCATCTAATCATAGACTATGAAATTCGATTTTTGGAACTAAACGAACCCCCGGATTCTTTCCGCCCAGTTTACGAAAAACTTCTGAAACCGCTGGCAGAATCCCTATAATATTCTTCTCTTTTCTGCCGATATTTTCCGGTTCGAAAAAAAAAATCTCTATAGTGAAAGTGAACGTTTGTACCGTTAATTTAGAAGGTGGGGAAGGTGATATATGAAAGACCGCAAAGATAAATTCAAGACGATTCTGGAACGTTACATCAATTATCGCGGTATAGATATCATTCTTACCTTAAAAGATGGAACCGTCATCGAGTTGGATAAGAATCGAAGAATGGACGGAGACGTCGTAATCAAAAACGGCGAGTTTGGAATCGAGGCTACGATCGAAATTTCCAAGATCCAAAAAGCCGATTTTTTCGCAGCATAAGTGATTTCCTCGGAAAAAAATCCCCTTTAATTCTTGCCCCCGACTTTTAATTGATATAAAATCGATTCCCGCAAAAGGAACGGATGCCTTCAAGGAGGAAGGTGTGATGGAATCGATTCTCTTTGTCCTAATGGCGGGCCTTTTCGGGACCGTCTGTATGTCCGCCGTAATGTGGTCCATCCATTACGCCGGTTCCACCAACGCGGATATGATACGAGCCATCGGTAGCTTCTTCACAAAAAAGATGGAGACCGCTTTTGTTCCGGGCATCGTCACTCATATCGTATTCGGAGTGATGTTCGCGTTTCCCTATGTGTTTCTCATCAATCTCGCTCCCCATATCTTTATCGCGTCCATAGTTACCGGCGGGGCAGTTGGCTTCTTTCACGGATATTTGGTCGGTTTTCTGTTGGTTTCGTTGGTAGCTCAAAAGCACCCTTTGGAGCAATTCAGGGAAGCGGGGATTAGCGTGGCGGCCGCCCATGTATTCGGGCATTTGATCTACGGAGTGGCGATCGGGCTTTCCGTAGGGTATTTCGGCATCGATTTAAAAAGCCAGATCGGAGGCTAGAAAAGTCGGTTTTAACCATTTCTGGTCAAAATCGACCCGATTGACGTTGACTTCCAACCCGGTCAACGGAAATTAGTAAATACGGGATATTTTGTCCCCAGAGTTTCCGGGTTTGGGGAGCGATTCCCATTATATGTCCGGCGCATTTGTTCGGGAAGCTGTTTTTACGGTTTCCAAAAGTATCCAAGCAGGAGGAGTTCCACCGAATGGTAGGAATCATCGTTAAGGAAGGAGAATCCATCGAGTCCGCTCTCAAGCGTTTTAAGAGAGATTGCGCGAACGCTGGAATCATGAGCGAGATCAAAAGACGCGAATTTTATGAAAAGCCTAGCATCAAAAAGAAAAAGGCTCTCGAATCCGCAAAACGTAAGTTAGAAAAGAAAAAACGTCTCTTCTCTCGTAAAGACCGCGGTTAATCCCCGGTCTTCCTACGAGCGGAAATAAAAGGGAACGGGTATGTCCCTGCAATTAAAAATCAATGCAGATCTAAAGGAAGCGATCAAATCCAAACAGGAACCGCTTCTATCCACTCTTCGCCTATTAAAAGCGGATATTCAATACGAGCTCACTAAAACGGGAGCCCAGGAATTGAATGACGAGCAGGTCATTACCTTAATCAAACGCGGATACGCAAAACGTACTGACGCAATCCAGATGTACGAAAAAGCGAATCGCACGGACCTCGCCGAAAAAGAAAAGGCAGAGGCCGAAGTTCTCAAATCCTATCTTCCTCCGGACGTACCGGAAGAGCAGATCCAAGCGGCAGTCGAAAAAATCGTACAAGAAATGAACGCATCCGGCCCAAAAGATATCGGAAAGGTCATGGGCAGGGTGATGGCCGAATTTAAAGGATTGAATATAGACGGATCAAAGGTCTCTGCGATCGTAAAATCCAAACTTTCCTAAGCGGGCAAAACCATTGCAGTTCCAAAGGGAATTCATCGACCGGATACGTAGGGAAGTTCCCATCGAAAGTTTTATCAGTCGATTTGTACCTTTGCAAAAAAGGGGTAGAACCATGGTAGGTCTTTGCCCCTTCCACCAAGAAAAAACCCCTTCTTTCAATGTATCCGTAGACAAGCAATTCTACCATTGCTTCGGATGCAAGGCATCCGGAGATATCTTTCAATTCGTAATGAGTTACGAGAAGGTAGATTTCCAAAGAGCAAAGGAGATTCTCTCCGAGTATTCCGGAATTCCTATCCAAGAAAAAGGAAAGGAAGAAAGGGACAGAACCGAACTATTATATAAAGTAAATAAGCGAGCGCTCCAATTCTTCCAAGAGAATTTGCGGGCACCTGCGGGACTCGCCGCAAGAGAATATCTTTCCTCCAGGGGTTTGGGAGAGGAAGTCCAAAAGTCTTTCCAGCTAGGGTATGCTCCTGCCGGCTTCCAGAATCTGACTCCAAAGGTTTTCCAAACCAGGGAGGAGATCAAGGCGGCATTGGAAGTCGGCCTCATCCGAGAGTCGGATAAGGGAAGAGAGCCCTACGATTTTTTTAGGGACAGGATCATGTTTCCCGTCTTCGATCTTTCCGGTCGAGTCATCGCATTTTCGGGTAGAATTATAGGTCCGGGCAAGGAAGCGAAATATGTGAATAGCCCTGCTTCTTCCATTTTCGACAAGGGCAGGACATTCTATCATTTAAACCAGGCCAAAGAATTCGTCCAGAAATCCAGAACCGCCGTTTTGGTGGAGGGATATTTGGATGTCATCGGTCTCGTAGATAAGGGCGTAGAAAATACGGTAGCTTGTATGGGAACCGCGGTGACCGAAAATCATATCCGCACGATTAAGAAATTCTCCGATCGATTTCTCTTGGTTCTGGACGGGGATTCCGCAGGAAGGAAAGGGGCTCTGCACGCAGCCGAACTTTGCCTAAAAGAGGGTTTGGAGTGCGCCGTTGTATTATTGCCGGAAGGAAAAGATCCTTTCGACCTTTCCAAGGAAATCAGCCGCCAAGAATTGCATAAATTATTAGAGAATTCCACTCCCGCATCCTCCTTCGTTGTGGACGAATTATTAGATAGAGCGGATTCTCGTGCCCTTCCGGAAAAAAAGAGAAAGGCCTTGGACAATCTGTATTCGTTTTTAAGGGGCTTAAATCGGGACTCCGATAGGGAATTCTTTCTGGGACTGGGAGCTCGTAAATTGGGAATCAGCATGGATGCGGTTTTACGAGATTATAAAGGGGGAGGAGCCAAGTTTGGCGCCCAAGGGTCCGATAATAATAGGACAAAGACTAGAGAAAGCGGTTCCGGTCCAAGTGCTGCGGAGAATTGCGAGAGAGAAATCATCGCTCTACTCATTCGGATCGGCGCATTGTTCCAGTTTTCCGAGGAAGTGTCGAATTTGGAATTCTTGGATACGAAAAGCGCCTTTCTATGGGACTTTTTATATACTAGATACGCTAGCGAAGAGGAGATCTCTCCTGCGGCGATCATTGCCTCGGAAATTCCCGGGGAATTTAAGGAAGCGATCGCTCCCTTTCTTTTGGATGAATCGGAAATGAGCGTCGAGGATGCTTCAACGATATTCAAGAGACTTTTAAAACAACAAAAGGTCTTCGTCATCGACGAGAAGATGAAGGAATTGGATTCCGATTCCTCCTTAGACCAATTGGAAAAACTTACAAAACTGGCATATTATAGGACCGAGAAAGCGAAGCTGTTGGAAAATATTCGCGGCGAGAACTCGGGCGTTAGATAGGGGACCTTAGAATGGAAAATCTGCAAAGCATGCCGGAAGTTCAGAAGATCATCGCGATAGGAAAAGCGAATAGCGAAATTTCCTACGACGAGATCAATGAGATCCTTCCGGATAAAATCCTAAACTCGGAGAAGATAGACGACGTATTCACTCTTCTTCACGAGATGGGTATAGAAATCGTAGAAGAATATACCCGTAAGACTTTGGAGCCAGCTTCCTCCATTCTTCCCAAGGAAGATCCGTCTCTACCTGCTAAGCCCGCACGTAAGAAAAAGGAAACAGCTTCTTCCGCGGGAGGTTCCGAAGATCCGATCCGTCTGTATTTAAAGGAAATCGGTAAGGTAAACCTGATCTCCGGAGAGACCGAAGTATTCCTCGCTAAGAAGATCGAAAAAGGCGAGAAGATCATCGAGGAAACCATCTTAGGCTCTTCTATTCTACGCGCGAACTTCATTAAGCTTTTACCTAAGATCCGCAGTAAGAAGACGAAAGTATACGATCTGGTCCGCGTGGACAAGATGTATGCAATGAACGCGGAAGAGGCCAAAAAATTAGAGGAACTCTTCTTCAAGAATATATCCGTCATCCAAGAACAGGAAAAAGTATTACAAGAAGCGCAATCCAGGATCCGTAAATATTCCGAAAACTCCAAGAAATACAAGGAGTTCAAGGAGAAGATCGACGTATCCAAAGGGATCATAGACACCGCCGTCAGAGAATTGGGAGTCTCACAAAAAGAGATCCAGAAAATCTCCCAGAAGATCAAATCCATGGTCTTCCGCATCAAAGAGATCGATCGTCATTTCCTAAAAATCAAGGCTCAATACGGCTACGACGTTAAGGATATCAAGGCCTTCAACCGCTTCATAGAGAAGAATGAGAAGCTGGAAGATATCGAAAAGATGATGGGCGTCTCCATAGACGAGGTCCGAGAAGTCATCAAGGATATCCGAAACAACGAAAGAAAGCTCCGTCGTATGGAGCAAGAGGCGGGATCTTCCGTCCAGGAAATCAAAGACTGGGGCGAGAAAATCATTAAGGGCGAGAGAGAAATCGCCCAAGCCAAGAAGGAACTCGTTAAAGCGAACCTACGACTCGTTGTTTCCATCGCGAAGCGTTACGCCAACCGAGGAATGCATTTCTTCGACCTGATCCAAGAAGGAAATATCGGTCTTATCAAAGCGGTAGACAAATTCGAATACAAGAAAGGGTATAAGTTCTCGACTTACGCCACTTGGTGGATTCGTCAGGCGATCACTCGCGCTATTTCCGACCAGGCAAGAACCATCCGCGTTCCTGTCCATATGATCGAGCAGGTCAATAAGGTGATCCGCGAGACTAGGCTATTCGTCCAGGAATTCGGAAGGGATCCTTCCAACGAGGAAATCGCGGAACGTTTAGGCTGGCCTGTCCAGAAAGTCAAAGCGGTGAAAAACGTAGCCAGAGAACCGATCTCTCTCGAGATTCCCGTCGGATCCGAAGAAGATTCCGAGTTGGGAGATTTCATCGAAGACAAGGATGTGGAGTCTCCGGTAAATTCCGCCGCTTCCAGTATTCTTGCGGAACAAATTCGTCAGGTATTACATACTCTTCCTGCGAGGGAACAGAAAGTGATTCGCATGCGTTTCGGTTTGGACGACGGTTATCCGCAAACTCTGGAAGAGGTAGGATACCAATTCAAGGTCACTCGGGAGAGGATCCGTCAGATCGAAGCGAAAGCTCTTCGAAGACTGCGACATCCTTCCAGATCCAAGAAACTACGGGATTATATCGATTAATTTTCCTCGATACACGCTTCGCGCACTCGGAATCCTATTTCGGTCTTCCTTGTATCAAAGCTGAAATGTATGGTCCCCGAATGATTTTCCCGAAAGGGAAAATCATATCGAGGGGCCTCAACGTGCCGAGGAATCGTAAGTCGCTCTAAGAGAATGGATCAGATCTAAAGCTTCTTTCTCTTTGACTTTTCGTTCGGCTTCTTTCCAACCCAACGACTTGGCCAAGATGAGAGATACCGGCCCTGCGAGTTTCTCCGTTAATTTTAGATCCAGGAATTGTACCCGGAATCTTCTAGCAAGTACGTCGGTTACGCTCAAGGCAAATTCTTCTTTTGTGAACCATTCCACTTCTTCTTTGAAATATTCGACTCCTTTTGCAAGAGGAGTGGGCTTCTTCCCTAAGACCAGAAAGACTTCTCCGCCGTAATAATTCTGGAGTCGTTTTGCGGAAACTTCGCTTACCTTGTACATTTTTTGGATTTCTTGGTAGAGATTTTCCGCGTATCCAACTTTTCCGGGAAATGCGTAGGTAGTGGTTCTACTTTCTCCGAATTTTTCCAATCCACCTTCTAGTAACACTCTATCGATTAGGTCTTCCGCCATCTTACGATAGGTGGACCATTTTCCCCCGCCCATAGTGACGAGTCCGGATGAAGAGACGAGAATCACTTCTTCTCTAGAAATGCTTTTGGTGTCCTGATTTCCTTCCGGAGAAATAAGAGGGCGAATTCCGGCGAAAACGGAAAGAATATCTTTTCGAGAAAGAGGTTTTGCTAAATAATCGGAACCGGTTTGGAGTAGGAACTCCACTTCGGATTCCAAAGGCATAGGATCTTCGGAAGCTTCATGGATAGGAGTGTCGGTGGTTCCAAGCACCACGTGATCCTCCCAAGGAATCAAAAACACCACTCTTCCGTCCTTGGTTTTAGGAATGATAAGCGCCGTATTGCAGGGAATGGTTTCTTTTTTGAAGACAAGATGGATCCCTTGGCTAGGAGAAAGAACACGATAGGTGCGTGGATCGTCTTTGAGACGTATATCGTCCACCCAGGGGCCGGTAGCGTTAACGACTACTTTTGCTTTTACGCTAATCACTTCTCCCGTGAGTAGATCCTTGATCTTTCCTCCTACGATTTTACCCTTCTTCTTTTCGAAGGAGATTAACTCCGCACGACTCAGGACGGTCGCTCCTTCTTTGGAAGCGGCTCGGGCTAAGTTTACATTTAGGCGGGAATCGTTGAACTGAGAATCGTAATATAAGATCCCTCCTACGAGTCCCTTGGATTGGAGAGCCGGAAAATCTTTTAACACCTCTTCCTTGGATACTCTCTTGTGAGAGGGTAATTTCCCTCTCCAGGCCAGAATATCGTACATGGTCATTCCGATACTGTAATACGGTTTTTCGTAAAGTTTGTATGTAGGAAGAATGAAGGGCAGTGGTTTCACTAAATGGGGGGCGTTTTCCAAAAGTCTCTGTCTTTCCGTGAGCGCCTCGTGTATGAGTTTAAAATGAAACTGAGCCAGATAACGGACCCCGCCGTGAATCAATTTGGTGGAACGGGAAGATGTGCCCGAAGCAAAATCGGATTTTTCCAGTAGGGCAACTTTCAGTCCTCTTAGGCTGGCGTCCAGAGCGGCGCCGGCACCCGTGGCACCTCCGCCTAAAATCAGGACGTCGAATTCTTCTTTAGAGAGTTTTTGAAACCGGTTTTTGCGGTCGTGTTTTTGCATAGTCAGAGTCTTCCTGCTTTACAGGCTGATTTCGCTAGTTGAAATTGCAATAAAAGAGCCAAATGGAACCTAAAAAACAATTAGAATTGATCCGACGTGGAACCGTCGACTTAATCAGCGAGGAGGAATTGACCTCCAAACTCACCAAGAAAAAATCCTTAAAAATCAAGGCCGGCTTCGATCCCACGGCTCCCGATTTGCATCTTGGCCATTTCGTATTACTCAGAAAACTCAGGCACTTCCAGGACCTGGGTCACGAGGTGAATTTTCTACTAGGGGATTTTACCGCAATGATCGGAGATCCCACAGGGAAATCCGAAACCCGGAAGAGACTTTCCCGGGACGAAGTTCTAAAGAATTCCGAAACCTATCAAAGCCAGGTATTCAAGGTCCTGGACAAGGAAAAGACCAAGATCGTTTATAATTCCGCCTGGTGCGCCAGTATGAAATTCGAGGACGTATTAGTCCTCACCTCCAAATACAGCGTAGCTCAGATTTTGGAGAGAGACGATTTCAGTAAAAGATACAGCGGAGGACAACCCATCTCCCTGATAGAATTCCTATATCCCTTGGTCCAAGGCTACGATTCCGTAGAAATGGAAGCGGA
This sequence is a window from Leptospira wolffii serovar Khorat str. Khorat-H2. Protein-coding genes within it:
- a CDS encoding GatB/YqeY domain-containing protein — encoded protein: MSLQLKINADLKEAIKSKQEPLLSTLRLLKADIQYELTKTGAQELNDEQVITLIKRGYAKRTDAIQMYEKANRTDLAEKEKAEAEVLKSYLPPDVPEEQIQAAVEKIVQEMNASGPKDIGKVMGRVMAEFKGLNIDGSKVSAIVKSKLS
- a CDS encoding DUF6789 family protein, which gives rise to MESILFVLMAGLFGTVCMSAVMWSIHYAGSTNADMIRAIGSFFTKKMETAFVPGIVTHIVFGVMFAFPYVFLINLAPHIFIASIVTGGAVGFFHGYLVGFLLVSLVAQKHPLEQFREAGISVAAAHVFGHLIYGVAIGLSVGYFGIDLKSQIGG
- the rpsU gene encoding 30S ribosomal protein S21, with the translated sequence MVGIIVKEGESIESALKRFKRDCANAGIMSEIKRREFYEKPSIKKKKALESAKRKLEKKKRLFSRKDRG
- a CDS encoding thiol-activated cytolysin family protein, with product MNENQMKSKSNRKQIYILSGILSVFALYFSCSPSGNSPLGLLGLLGGSSSGQQPATDSSVGGLKIAATGSLYTEPSYGKALSASNKENITPFPAGIPIPDSKTGHYSCTTTQWGASEIRNLADRAILNQGIEVLYPGALLQGKYLEAGGYTAITIPRAGGKIFLTGVKLAPNAIYSKELDKISPSNVKQAIEDLLSTNVVGTAADASFSVEQVYSENHLLFNLGLDARFSDVALKTSLGIDNLGKKNYILMKFTQKFYDVNFEDPILSTSVFKDLGNFQDPEGQIAENNPPLYVSKVSFGRVVYFLLESEYTALQVKTALEVAWNPGLLTAVSPVPPIGGEVSVTHEEVLDKTRISYFVRGGNAGLALAPIGSANSSNPGSMYLAIRDFLANPEAANYSAANPGAPIAYTLNYLKDRSVAKMSYTTVYDQRDCEATYSENPQVFTAKLGKVDDSIKLYMDGTEFFSANPDSDVYTGPEINLNNAMSVGSEHEFKVELYNSNCFGTALDLDLKLNGTSLRTKNFSKGVSTCGKQLTYRYKLNKITGTWSILEETETSGW
- a CDS encoding MASE3 domain-containing protein, which gives rise to MGNREMDREVIDSKGSPLALGTVFFSALLPILLIQIFHSSLYFESEIPPYLLFHNIAELFSVIVSMSIFGVGWFTYTQSRDRHTLFLGTCFLGIGFIDLMHMLGYSGMPDFLTPNSPNKSTQFWIVVRFFSAFSFLASAFIDNRKGSGAYGRAFVIFPIFVSAFAFVSVNLFPQILPATYLPEVGLTQFKKVSEYVIIIFLILSFIAYAFRIPKYGWASTKNYLYAFIFCIFSETVFALYSTVFDVYNVIGHLYKIIAFCLIYRGVFISSVNKPYEKILETNERLRVEIHEHEKARNDLTRSLTEKEGLVREVYHRSNNNLQVVGSLISLQAERDPENSELRLLVDRTQDRIQAISLVHRLLFAEKDLSSVSARQYISELSSYVLQKKEEKLTYVSLDMEVEDKRILMDVAIPIGLILSELLSNTLQHAFTAPDSIRIQILFFQRDEDRFVLKYTDNGIGLPKDYDFKKNDSFGMQLIRGIAESQLSGKLSLLSGPGFRCEIDFPKQIYRKRV
- the dnaG gene encoding DNA primase; amino-acid sequence: MQFQREFIDRIRREVPIESFISRFVPLQKRGRTMVGLCPFHQEKTPSFNVSVDKQFYHCFGCKASGDIFQFVMSYEKVDFQRAKEILSEYSGIPIQEKGKEERDRTELLYKVNKRALQFFQENLRAPAGLAAREYLSSRGLGEEVQKSFQLGYAPAGFQNLTPKVFQTREEIKAALEVGLIRESDKGREPYDFFRDRIMFPVFDLSGRVIAFSGRIIGPGKEAKYVNSPASSIFDKGRTFYHLNQAKEFVQKSRTAVLVEGYLDVIGLVDKGVENTVACMGTAVTENHIRTIKKFSDRFLLVLDGDSAGRKGALHAAELCLKEGLECAVVLLPEGKDPFDLSKEISRQELHKLLENSTPASSFVVDELLDRADSRALPEKKRKALDNLYSFLRGLNRDSDREFFLGLGARKLGISMDAVLRDYKGGGAKFGAQGSDNNRTKTRESGSGPSAAENCEREIIALLIRIGALFQFSEEVSNLEFLDTKSAFLWDFLYTRYASEEEISPAAIIASEIPGEFKEAIAPFLLDESEMSVEDASTIFKRLLKQQKVFVIDEKMKELDSDSSLDQLEKLTKLAYYRTEKAKLLENIRGENSGVR
- the fbp gene encoding class 1 fructose-bisphosphatase — its product is MSAHPTQLMSLSQYLIEEQLKLPQATGDFTALMSHLVYAAKVVSREVRKAGLLENILGATDQTNVQGETVMKLDEYADKIFTHTLTRCGHLCVMGSEEQEDVISIPTGYKIGKYTIAIDPLDGSSNIDANVSIGTIFSVHLRTSPQGTPGTKEDLLQKGSKQRAAGYIVYGSSTMLVLCVGKGVSGFTLDPSCGEFLLSHPEMKMPESGGIYSINEGNYDYWSDEVKNYIRNIKSIEGGRKPQSLRYIGSLVADFHRNLLKGGIFLYPNDTKSSKYPKGKLRLLYEVAPMALIAEQAGGMAVTVEGKRILDLQPEELHERTTFIVGSKNEVEHFLTFIKK